In Streptomyces sp. NBC_00433, a single genomic region encodes these proteins:
- a CDS encoding FAD-dependent oxidoreductase, translating to MLLPARRKTTAVPVDVIVIGAGAAGLAAAHHLLEAGLTVTVLEAAERVGGRMATDEVAGFLLDRRPQLLNTSYPELHRTRGLHGLPLAPLAPGALVRAGGRGYRVGDQRGARAALGSALDRARLAATLNRLAGTPDARLAARPETAAARALSGRGFAPRTVDGFLRPLLAALLCDPELQTSSRAADLVLRGFARGRTCLPAGGSAAVPARLAAALPPGTIRLGMRAVRVAVSSVRVADGTEVPCRAVLVATGARAAAELLPGLRVPPFHQVTVFHHTARVAPLREPVLVLDADRLGPVSHTLPTGAVDPVRAPRGRPLITSVVLGPPPDGDSDKAVRAHLAELYEACTDEWELLGIHTDTEAVAAMPAPHDLRRPVRVLHGLYVCGSHRTSSTLQGALHSARRAAAALVLDTARHPSPQKAAA from the coding sequence GTGCTTCTACCAGCACGCCGCAAGACCACCGCAGTACCTGTCGACGTCATCGTGATCGGAGCCGGGGCGGCCGGCCTGGCCGCCGCCCACCACCTGCTCGAAGCGGGCCTGACGGTGACCGTGCTGGAGGCGGCGGAACGCGTCGGCGGCCGGATGGCCACCGACGAGGTCGCCGGATTCCTGCTGGACCGGCGGCCGCAGCTGCTCAACACCTCCTACCCCGAACTGCACCGCACCCGCGGGCTGCACGGCCTGCCGCTGGCACCGCTGGCGCCCGGCGCGCTGGTGAGGGCCGGCGGCCGCGGCTACCGGGTCGGCGACCAGCGCGGCGCCCGGGCGGCGCTCGGGTCCGCGCTGGACCGGGCCCGGCTGGCCGCCACCCTCAACCGGCTGGCCGGCACACCGGACGCACGGCTCGCCGCCCGCCCGGAGACGGCGGCCGCGCGGGCGCTGAGCGGGCGCGGCTTCGCGCCGCGCACGGTCGACGGCTTCCTGCGGCCGCTGCTGGCGGCGCTGCTGTGCGACCCGGAGCTGCAGACGTCCAGCCGCGCCGCGGACCTGGTGCTGCGCGGCTTCGCCCGCGGCCGCACCTGCCTGCCCGCGGGCGGCTCGGCCGCCGTGCCGGCCCGGCTGGCGGCCGCTCTTCCGCCGGGCACGATACGCCTCGGCATGCGCGCGGTGCGGGTCGCGGTGAGCAGCGTCCGGGTCGCCGACGGCACGGAAGTGCCCTGCCGGGCCGTACTCGTGGCGACCGGGGCGCGGGCGGCCGCTGAACTGCTCCCCGGGCTGCGGGTGCCGCCCTTCCACCAGGTCACCGTCTTCCACCACACCGCGCGGGTCGCGCCGCTGCGCGAGCCCGTGCTGGTGCTCGACGCGGACCGGCTGGGGCCGGTCTCCCACACGCTGCCGACCGGCGCGGTCGACCCCGTCCGGGCGCCGCGAGGGCGGCCGCTGATCACCTCGGTGGTGCTGGGGCCGCCGCCGGACGGCGACTCGGACAAGGCGGTGCGCGCGCATCTGGCGGAGCTGTACGAGGCGTGCACCGACGAGTGGGAGCTGCTCGGCATCCACACCGACACGGAGGCGGTCGCCGCGATGCCCGCGCCCCACGACCTGCGCCGCCCGGTCCGCGTCCTGCACGGCCTCTACGTCTGCGGCTCCCACCGCACCAGCAGCACCCTCCAGGGCGCCCTGCACTCGGCCCGCCGGGCCGCCGCCGCCCTCGTCCTCGACACCGCACGCCACCCCTCCCCGCAGAAAGCCGCCGCCTGA
- a CDS encoding TIGR01777 family oxidoreductase — translation MRIAVTGASGLIGTALTTALAREGHDVVRLVRRQPEGPDEVRWDPQRRALDPGALAGCGAVVHLAGAGVGDRRWTAERKKQLYDSRVLGTATIAAAVAAMDTPPGVLLCGTAIGYYGDTGDSWVDEDSPPGTGFLADLVQDWEAAAEPAAAAGVRTAFGRTGLVVGRGGGAWGRLFPLFKAGLGGRLGNGRQFWSFIALHDEVAAMRHILDTPALSGPVNLTAPNPLTNREVTAAMGRVLHRPTLAAVPAPVLRAALGEFAGDVLGSQRVRPKRLLESGFAYAFPEIEQAIGAALRG, via the coding sequence ATGCGTATCGCCGTCACAGGCGCGTCCGGTCTGATCGGGACCGCGCTGACCACCGCTCTGGCCCGGGAGGGCCACGACGTCGTCCGCCTCGTGAGGCGGCAGCCAGAGGGGCCGGACGAGGTCCGGTGGGACCCGCAGCGCCGGGCGCTCGACCCCGGGGCGCTGGCGGGGTGCGGGGCCGTCGTCCACCTGGCAGGCGCCGGGGTGGGCGACCGGCGGTGGACCGCGGAGCGGAAGAAGCAGCTGTACGACAGCCGGGTGCTGGGGACGGCGACGATCGCCGCCGCGGTCGCGGCTATGGACACGCCGCCCGGCGTGCTGCTGTGCGGCACCGCGATCGGCTACTACGGCGACACCGGGGACAGCTGGGTGGACGAGGACAGCCCGCCCGGCACGGGCTTCCTGGCGGACCTGGTCCAGGACTGGGAGGCCGCGGCGGAACCTGCCGCGGCGGCCGGGGTGCGTACCGCCTTCGGACGTACGGGACTGGTCGTGGGCCGGGGCGGCGGCGCGTGGGGACGGCTCTTCCCGCTGTTCAAGGCGGGGCTCGGCGGCCGGCTCGGCAATGGCAGGCAGTTCTGGAGCTTCATCGCGCTGCACGACGAGGTCGCCGCGATGCGGCACATCCTCGACACCCCGGCGCTGTCGGGCCCGGTCAACCTGACGGCACCGAACCCGCTGACGAACCGTGAGGTCACCGCGGCCATGGGCCGCGTCCTGCACCGGCCGACGCTCGCGGCCGTACCGGCGCCCGTGCTGCGTGCCGCGCTGGGCGAATTCGCCGGGGATGTGCTGGGCAGTCAGCGGGTGCGGCCCAAGCGGCTGCTGGAGTCCGGCTTCGCGTACGCCTTCCCGGAGATCGAGCAGGCCATCGGCGCGGCGTTGCGTGGATAA
- a CDS encoding DUF4240 domain-containing protein, with product MDETQFWEIVDSTREASGGDPEDHADLLVERLAQLDPETVIDFARHFETRFIRAFRWDLWGAADIMLGGADEESFDYFRCWLIGQGRHVFEGALHSPDDLAFLVTDFDAETDGDAEDLGYAADEAYEQLTAVRLPELGLPHQERPEGDPLDFDDGSAMSARFPQLWSRFT from the coding sequence ATGGACGAGACGCAGTTCTGGGAGATCGTCGACAGTACGCGCGAGGCTTCGGGCGGCGATCCGGAGGACCATGCCGACCTGCTCGTCGAGCGTCTTGCCCAGCTCGATCCCGAAACGGTGATCGACTTCGCGCGGCACTTCGAGACCCGCTTCATCCGGGCCTTCCGCTGGGACCTGTGGGGCGCGGCCGACATCATGCTCGGCGGCGCGGACGAGGAGTCCTTCGACTACTTCCGCTGCTGGCTCATCGGCCAGGGCAGGCACGTCTTCGAGGGCGCCCTGCACTCCCCCGACGACCTCGCCTTCCTCGTCACGGACTTCGACGCGGAGACCGACGGCGACGCGGAGGACCTCGGCTATGCCGCGGACGAGGCGTACGAGCAGCTGACGGCCGTCCGGCTCCCCGAACTCGGGCTGCCCCACCAGGAGCGGCCCGAGGGCGACCCCCTCGACTTCGACGACGGGTCCGCCATGTCGGCTCGCTTCCCGCAGCTCTGGTCCCGCTTCACCTGA
- a CDS encoding GNAT family N-acetyltransferase produces the protein MAANPSPLTAPTAEDLRAWYRVQSAALAHDRPGEPVPSQAAVRAGLTTAGNRRRLVLWLLRGSADEPIATAVLRLSDEAAEGTPGPPAEVQMTVHPAHRRLGTGSRLLATATEAAVAAGCGTLSAEAVSGTPGEGFLATRDFVPVTRLTWQRLALDGIPGQIGKLPDVPHPGYRLTAWEGAAPDTLTDGFVGALRALPAASVDDGERRWDPAAVQEAAEVAARRGDRLLTVAALHDDGDIAGFTTVLLPCDGARRAHQYDTGVVPAHRGHGLALWMKSEMLRRLPAAQPDLAEIHTRVPDDNRHLLAVNTTLGFRPLRRTVRFRLRLRRR, from the coding sequence ATGGCTGCCAACCCCAGTCCTCTGACGGCTCCGACCGCCGAGGATCTCCGCGCCTGGTACCGAGTGCAGTCCGCCGCGCTCGCGCACGACCGGCCGGGTGAGCCGGTGCCCTCGCAGGCTGCCGTGCGGGCCGGCCTGACCACCGCGGGCAACCGCCGGCGGCTGGTCCTGTGGCTGCTGCGCGGCTCCGCCGACGAGCCGATCGCGACCGCTGTCCTGCGGCTGTCCGACGAGGCCGCGGAAGGCACCCCCGGCCCCCCCGCCGAGGTCCAGATGACCGTCCACCCGGCGCACCGGCGCCTCGGCACGGGCTCCCGGCTGCTGGCCACCGCCACCGAGGCCGCCGTCGCGGCCGGCTGCGGCACGCTGTCCGCGGAAGCGGTGTCGGGCACCCCCGGCGAGGGCTTCCTCGCGACCCGCGACTTCGTCCCCGTCACCCGCCTGACCTGGCAGCGGCTTGCCCTCGACGGCATCCCCGGCCAGATCGGCAAGCTCCCCGACGTCCCGCACCCCGGCTACCGGCTGACCGCCTGGGAGGGCGCCGCCCCCGACACCCTCACCGACGGCTTCGTCGGCGCCCTGCGCGCGCTGCCCGCCGCCTCGGTCGACGACGGCGAGCGGCGCTGGGACCCGGCCGCCGTCCAGGAGGCCGCGGAGGTCGCCGCCCGCCGCGGCGACCGCCTGCTGACGGTGGCCGCGCTCCACGACGACGGCGACATCGCGGGCTTCACCACCGTCCTCCTCCCCTGCGACGGCGCCCGCCGCGCCCACCAGTACGACACCGGGGTCGTCCCCGCCCACCGCGGCCACGGCCTCGCCCTGTGGATGAAGTCCGAGATGCTCCGCCGGCTGCCCGCCGCGCAACCCGACCTCGCCGAGATCCACACCCGCGTTCCCGACGACAACCGCCACCTCCTCGCGGTGAACACCACGCTGGGCTTCCGCCCGCTGCGCCGCACCGTCCGCTTCCGGCTCCGGCTGCGCCGCCGCTGA
- the aceE gene encoding pyruvate dehydrogenase (acetyl-transferring), homodimeric type, which translates to MPDAVGRTRPSQLDQIPDRDPEETTEWLASLDAVTKAAGPHRAAYLMRRTLESASGNLPSLLETEYINTIPTAAEPAYPGDEAIEARITAWNRWNAAAMVTRGSRLGLGGHIATFASAAWLYETGFQHFFRGKEGTGSGDQLYIQGHASPGIYARAFLDGRLSEGQLDRFRQEAGGDGLPSYPHPRRLPWLWEFPTVSMGLGPLSAIYQARFNRYMEHRGIKDTSDSHVWAFLGDGEMDEPESTAALALAGREGLDNLTFVINCNLQRLDGPVRPNFKIVQELESQFRAAGWNVVKALWGAAWDEVLAQDVDGALLRRLREVPDAQFQTYATRDAAYIREHFFGADASLRTIGGRLADAKLLELFQTSRAGHEPRKVYAAYRAALDHKGAPTVVLAQTVKGYTLGAGFESRNANHQMKKLTGEQFRTMRDLLELPIPDSALDAGTVPYWHPGEDSPEMRYLRERRAALGGPAPARKVVARPLPLPEPGNKAYQALEKGSGTQEIATTMAFVRLVKDLMREKETGRRWVPIVPDEARTFGMESLFPSAGLYSPKGQTYDPVDRDQLLYYKEAKDGQILNEGITEAGSLADFTAAATAYATHGEPMIPFYIFYSMFGFQRTADQFWALADQLGRGFVIGATAGRTTMTGEGLQHADGHSHLIASTNPAAISYDPAFAYEVSVIVREGLRRMYGPDAEDVFYYLTVYNEPKAQPAMPAGVEEGILKGLYRYQAAADAAPGAPRVQLLASGTAIHWALDAQQLLAKDWGVAADVWSAPSWTELRRDALECDAARLRGEERTPFVTRALEGAPGPVVAVSDWMRAVPDQIAPWVEQDWTSVGTDGFGLSDTRDAARRHFGVDPRSLTVQALAALARRGEVEAAKVKEAAERYGL; encoded by the coding sequence ATGCCTGACGCCGTTGGCCGTACCCGGCCGAGTCAGCTCGATCAGATCCCGGACCGCGACCCGGAAGAGACCACCGAGTGGCTCGCGTCGCTCGACGCCGTCACCAAGGCGGCCGGGCCGCACCGGGCCGCGTACCTGATGCGGCGCACCCTCGAAAGCGCGAGCGGCAACCTGCCGTCGCTGCTGGAGACCGAGTACATCAACACCATCCCGACCGCCGCCGAGCCCGCCTATCCGGGCGACGAGGCGATCGAGGCGAGGATCACCGCCTGGAACCGGTGGAATGCCGCCGCCATGGTCACCCGCGGCAGCAGGCTCGGGCTCGGCGGCCACATCGCCACCTTCGCGTCGGCGGCCTGGCTGTACGAGACCGGCTTCCAGCACTTCTTCCGCGGCAAGGAGGGCACGGGGTCCGGCGACCAGCTCTACATCCAGGGCCACGCCTCCCCCGGCATATACGCCCGCGCCTTCCTGGACGGCCGACTGTCCGAGGGGCAGCTCGACCGCTTCCGGCAGGAGGCCGGCGGCGACGGCCTGCCGTCGTACCCGCATCCGCGGCGGCTGCCGTGGCTGTGGGAATTCCCCACCGTCTCGATGGGCCTCGGCCCGCTGTCCGCGATCTACCAGGCGCGCTTCAACCGCTACATGGAGCACCGCGGCATCAAGGACACCTCGGACTCGCACGTGTGGGCCTTCCTCGGCGACGGCGAGATGGACGAGCCCGAGTCGACGGCGGCCCTGGCGCTGGCCGGCCGTGAGGGCCTGGACAACCTGACCTTCGTGATCAACTGCAACCTGCAGCGGCTCGACGGCCCGGTCCGCCCCAACTTCAAGATCGTGCAGGAGCTGGAGTCGCAGTTCCGCGCGGCCGGCTGGAACGTCGTGAAGGCGCTGTGGGGCGCGGCCTGGGACGAGGTGCTCGCGCAGGACGTCGACGGCGCCCTGCTGCGGCGGCTGCGCGAGGTGCCCGACGCGCAGTTCCAGACGTACGCCACCCGCGACGCGGCCTACATCCGCGAGCACTTCTTCGGCGCGGACGCCTCGCTGCGTACGATCGGCGGCCGGCTCGCCGACGCCAAGCTGCTCGAACTGTTCCAGACCTCGCGGGCCGGGCACGAGCCGCGCAAGGTCTACGCGGCCTACCGCGCCGCCCTGGACCACAAGGGCGCCCCGACCGTGGTGCTCGCCCAGACGGTCAAGGGCTACACCCTCGGCGCCGGCTTCGAGTCGCGCAACGCCAACCACCAGATGAAGAAGCTCACCGGGGAGCAGTTCCGCACGATGCGCGACCTGCTCGAACTGCCCATCCCGGACAGCGCGCTGGACGCCGGCACCGTGCCGTACTGGCACCCCGGCGAGGACTCCCCCGAGATGCGCTACCTGCGCGAGCGGCGCGCGGCACTCGGCGGGCCCGCCCCGGCCCGCAAGGTCGTCGCCAGGCCACTGCCGCTGCCGGAGCCGGGGAACAAGGCCTACCAGGCGCTGGAGAAGGGCTCGGGCACGCAGGAGATCGCCACCACGATGGCCTTCGTGCGGCTCGTCAAGGACCTGATGCGGGAGAAGGAGACCGGCCGCCGCTGGGTGCCGATCGTCCCCGACGAGGCGCGCACCTTCGGCATGGAGTCGCTCTTCCCGTCCGCGGGCCTCTACTCGCCCAAGGGCCAGACGTACGACCCGGTCGACCGCGACCAGCTGCTGTACTACAAGGAGGCGAAGGACGGCCAGATCCTCAACGAGGGGATCACCGAGGCCGGTTCGCTCGCCGACTTCACCGCGGCCGCCACCGCGTACGCCACGCACGGCGAGCCGATGATCCCCTTCTACATCTTCTACTCGATGTTCGGCTTCCAGCGCACCGCCGACCAGTTCTGGGCGCTGGCCGACCAGCTGGGCCGCGGGTTCGTGATCGGCGCGACCGCCGGCCGCACCACGATGACCGGTGAGGGCCTCCAGCACGCCGACGGCCACTCGCACCTGATCGCCTCGACCAACCCGGCGGCGATCTCCTACGACCCGGCCTTCGCCTACGAGGTCTCGGTGATCGTCCGCGAGGGCCTGCGGCGGATGTACGGCCCCGACGCCGAGGACGTCTTCTACTACCTGACGGTCTACAACGAGCCGAAGGCGCAGCCCGCGATGCCGGCGGGCGTCGAGGAGGGCATCCTCAAGGGCCTCTACCGCTACCAGGCCGCGGCCGACGCGGCGCCCGGCGCCCCGCGGGTGCAGCTGCTGGCCTCGGGAACGGCCATCCACTGGGCGCTGGACGCGCAGCAGCTGCTGGCCAAGGACTGGGGAGTGGCCGCCGACGTGTGGTCCGCGCCGTCCTGGACCGAGCTGCGGCGCGACGCGCTGGAATGCGACGCGGCCCGGCTGCGCGGCGAGGAGCGCACGCCGTTCGTGACGCGCGCACTGGAGGGAGCCCCCGGCCCCGTGGTCGCCGTCAGCGACTGGATGCGGGCGGTGCCCGACCAGATCGCGCCCTGGGTCGAGCAGGACTGGACGTCCGTGGGCACCGACGGCTTCGGCCTGTCGGACACCCGCGACGCCGCCCGCAGGCACTTCGGGGTGGACCCGCGGTCGCTCACCGTCCAGGCCCTCGCGGCACTCGCCCGGCGCGGCGAGGTCGAGGCGGCCAAGGTGAAGGAGGCGGCGGAGCGCTACGGGCTCTGA
- a CDS encoding GntR family transcriptional regulator → MAPAAVPHLVVHSLREQIREHILEGIVSGRWKPGERIVERRIAVELQVSQTPVREALRELETLRLIESAPNKGVRVRGLTAADLKESYPVRAGLEQVAAELAAPRLAFAPAALEREVAALRLADAALDSEAQVRHTVAFHHELVRAADNAVLLHAWESLGIEVWTTLSIRWLSPAPRAYAAEHQDIVDAFTRRDPNICALIKSHVLSCAPQV, encoded by the coding sequence ATGGCCCCTGCCGCCGTCCCGCACCTTGTCGTGCACAGCCTCCGGGAGCAGATCCGCGAGCACATCCTGGAGGGGATCGTCAGCGGGCGCTGGAAGCCGGGCGAGCGGATCGTGGAGCGCAGGATCGCGGTGGAGCTGCAGGTCAGCCAGACACCCGTGCGGGAGGCGCTGCGGGAGCTTGAGACGCTGCGGCTGATCGAGTCGGCGCCCAACAAGGGCGTGCGGGTGCGCGGGCTGACCGCGGCCGACCTCAAGGAGAGCTATCCGGTGCGCGCCGGGCTCGAACAGGTCGCGGCGGAGCTGGCCGCCCCCCGGCTCGCCTTCGCGCCGGCCGCCCTGGAGCGCGAGGTCGCCGCGCTGCGGCTGGCCGACGCGGCGCTGGACAGCGAGGCCCAGGTGCGGCACACGGTGGCCTTCCACCACGAGCTGGTCCGCGCGGCGGACAACGCGGTGCTGCTGCACGCGTGGGAGTCCCTGGGCATCGAGGTCTGGACGACCCTGTCCATCCGCTGGCTCAGCCCCGCGCCGCGCGCCTACGCGGCGGAGCACCAGGACATCGTGGACGCCTTCACCCGCCGCGACCCGAACATCTGCGCCTTGATCAAGTCGCATGTGCTGAGCTGCGCTCCCCAGGTCTGA
- the sucB gene encoding 2-oxoglutarate dehydrogenase, E2 component, dihydrolipoamide succinyltransferase has translation MAVSVTLPALGESVTEGTVTRWLKAEGERVEADEPLLEVSTDKVDTEIPSPASGVLASIKVAEDETVEVGAELAVIDDGSGAPAAAPAAPAAEPAPEPAAAPTAPSTEAAAPAPAPTAEAATGASGASGTDVVLPALGESVTEGTVTRWLKSVGDSVEADEPLLEVSTDKVDTEIPSPVAGTLLEILVEEDGTAEVGARLAVIGAAGAAPAAAPAPAAPAPAPAAPAPAPAAPAPAPVAPPAPAPAAAAPAPAAPAPAPAPAAPAPAPVAPAAPAPAAVTGDDGAYVTPLVRKLASENGVNLGSVQGTGVGGRIRKQDVIAAAEAAKAAAAAASKAAPAAAAPKAPAAVSPLRGQTVKMTRMRKVIGDNMMKALHSQAQLTSVVEVDVTRVMRLRAQAKESFAAREGVKLSPMPFYVKAAAQALKAHPVINARINEDEGTITYFDSEHIGIAVDSEKGLMTPVIKGAGDLNIAGIAKKTAELAANVRASKITPDDLAGATFTISNTGSRGALFDTVIVPPNQAAILGIGATVKRPVVVETPDGTVIGVRDMTFLSLSYDHRLVDGADAARYLTAVKEILEAGEFEVELGL, from the coding sequence ATGGCGGTTTCCGTAACCCTGCCGGCGCTCGGCGAGAGCGTGACCGAGGGCACCGTCACCCGCTGGCTCAAGGCCGAGGGTGAGCGCGTCGAGGCCGACGAGCCGCTGCTCGAGGTCTCGACCGACAAGGTCGACACCGAGATCCCCTCCCCCGCGTCCGGCGTGCTCGCGTCCATCAAGGTCGCCGAGGACGAGACGGTCGAGGTCGGCGCCGAGCTGGCCGTCATCGACGACGGCAGCGGCGCCCCCGCTGCCGCCCCGGCCGCTCCCGCGGCCGAGCCCGCCCCGGAGCCCGCCGCGGCTCCTACCGCCCCGTCGACCGAGGCCGCGGCGCCCGCCCCGGCCCCGACCGCGGAGGCGGCCACCGGTGCCTCCGGCGCGTCCGGCACGGATGTCGTGCTGCCCGCGCTGGGCGAGTCCGTCACCGAGGGCACCGTCACCCGCTGGCTGAAGTCGGTCGGCGACAGCGTCGAGGCCGACGAGCCGCTGCTGGAGGTGTCGACGGACAAGGTCGACACCGAGATCCCCTCCCCGGTGGCGGGCACGCTGCTGGAGATCCTGGTCGAGGAGGACGGCACGGCCGAGGTCGGTGCCCGGCTCGCGGTGATCGGTGCGGCCGGTGCCGCCCCCGCCGCGGCTCCTGCACCTGCCGCGCCCGCTCCCGCCCCGGCCGCCCCGGCCCCGGCTCCCGCCGCTCCGGCTCCCGCGCCGGTGGCGCCCCCGGCCCCCGCGCCGGCCGCCGCCGCGCCCGCTCCTGCGGCTCCGGCCCCGGCCCCGGCCCCCGCTGCCCCGGCGCCGGCTCCGGTCGCCCCGGCCGCGCCCGCTCCTGCGGCCGTGACCGGTGACGACGGCGCCTATGTCACGCCGCTGGTCCGCAAGCTCGCCTCCGAGAACGGCGTGAACCTCGGCTCCGTGCAGGGCACGGGCGTCGGCGGGCGGATCCGCAAGCAGGACGTCATCGCCGCCGCGGAGGCCGCGAAGGCCGCTGCCGCCGCCGCGTCGAAGGCGGCTCCGGCCGCCGCCGCCCCGAAGGCCCCCGCCGCGGTGTCGCCGCTGCGCGGCCAGACGGTCAAGATGACCCGGATGCGCAAGGTCATCGGCGACAACATGATGAAGGCCCTGCACTCGCAGGCGCAGCTCACCAGCGTCGTCGAGGTGGACGTCACCCGTGTCATGCGGCTGCGCGCCCAGGCCAAGGAGTCCTTCGCGGCCCGCGAGGGCGTCAAGCTCTCGCCGATGCCGTTCTACGTCAAGGCCGCCGCGCAGGCCCTCAAGGCGCACCCGGTGATCAACGCCAGGATCAACGAGGACGAGGGCACGATCACCTACTTCGACTCCGAGCACATCGGGATCGCGGTGGACTCCGAGAAGGGTCTGATGACCCCGGTCATCAAGGGTGCGGGCGACCTGAACATCGCCGGTATCGCCAAGAAGACCGCGGAGCTGGCGGCCAACGTCCGGGCCAGCAAGATCACCCCGGACGACCTGGCGGGCGCGACCTTCACCATCAGCAACACCGGGTCGCGCGGCGCGCTCTTCGACACCGTCATCGTGCCGCCGAACCAGGCGGCCATCCTGGGCATCGGCGCGACCGTCAAGCGCCCGGTGGTCGTGGAGACCCCCGACGGCACGGTCATCGGCGTCCGCGACATGACCTTCCTGTCGCTGTCCTACGACCACCGGCTGGTGGACGGCGCCGACGCCGCCCGCTACCTGACGGCGGTCAAGGAGATCCTGGAGGCGGGCGAGTTCGAGGTCGAGCTCGGCCTGTAA
- the lpdA gene encoding dihydrolipoyl dehydrogenase — translation MANDASTVFDLVILGGGSGGYAAALRAAQLGLDVALIEKNKLGGTCLHNGCIPTKALLHAGEIADQARESEQFGVKATFEGIDIAAVHKYKDDVISGLYKGLQGLVASRKVTYIEGEGRLSSPTSVDVNGQRIQGRHVVLATGSVPRSLPGLTIDGNRIISSDHALTLDRVPRTAIVLGGGVIGVEFASAWKSFGTDVTIVEGLPHLVPVEDENSSKLLERAFRKRGIKFNLGTFFQSAEYTADGVKVTLADGKTFEAEVLLVAIGRGPVSQNLGYEEQGVAMDRGYVLVDEYMRTNVPTISAVGDLVPTLQLAHVGFAEGILVAERLAGLKAVPIDYDGVPRVTYCHPEVASVGITEAKAKEVYGADKVVTLKYNLAGNGKSKILKTSGEIKLVQVRDGAVVGVHLVGDRMGEQVGEAQLIYNWEALPAEVAQLIHAHPTQNEAMGEAHLALAGKPLHSHD, via the coding sequence GTGGCGAACGACGCCAGCACTGTTTTCGACCTAGTGATCCTCGGCGGCGGCAGTGGCGGCTACGCAGCCGCACTGCGTGCCGCGCAGCTGGGACTGGACGTCGCCCTGATCGAGAAGAACAAGCTCGGGGGCACCTGTCTGCACAACGGCTGCATTCCCACCAAGGCGCTTCTGCACGCCGGTGAGATCGCGGACCAGGCTCGCGAGAGCGAGCAGTTCGGTGTGAAGGCCACCTTCGAGGGCATCGACATCGCGGCCGTCCACAAGTACAAGGACGACGTGATCTCGGGCCTCTACAAGGGCCTGCAGGGCCTGGTGGCCTCACGCAAGGTGACGTACATCGAGGGCGAGGGGCGGCTGTCGTCCCCGACCTCGGTCGATGTGAACGGACAGCGGATCCAGGGCCGCCACGTGGTGCTCGCGACCGGTTCCGTACCGCGTTCGCTGCCCGGCCTGACCATCGACGGCAACCGGATCATCTCCTCCGACCACGCGCTGACCCTCGACCGGGTCCCCAGGACGGCGATCGTGCTGGGCGGCGGTGTGATCGGCGTCGAGTTCGCCTCGGCGTGGAAGTCCTTCGGGACCGACGTGACCATCGTCGAGGGCCTGCCGCACCTGGTGCCGGTCGAGGACGAGAACAGCTCGAAGCTGCTGGAGCGGGCCTTCCGCAAGCGCGGCATCAAGTTCAACCTGGGCACCTTCTTCCAGAGCGCCGAGTACACCGCGGACGGTGTGAAGGTGACGCTGGCGGACGGCAAGACCTTCGAGGCGGAGGTGCTGCTGGTCGCGATCGGCCGCGGCCCGGTCTCGCAGAACCTGGGCTATGAGGAGCAGGGCGTCGCGATGGACCGGGGCTACGTCCTGGTCGACGAGTACATGCGGACGAACGTGCCGACCATCTCGGCCGTGGGCGACCTGGTGCCCACCCTCCAGCTGGCGCACGTCGGCTTCGCCGAGGGCATCCTGGTGGCGGAGCGGCTGGCCGGCCTCAAGGCCGTGCCGATCGACTACGACGGTGTGCCGCGGGTGACGTACTGCCACCCCGAGGTCGCGTCCGTGGGCATCACCGAGGCCAAGGCCAAGGAGGTGTACGGCGCCGACAAGGTCGTCACGCTCAAGTACAACCTGGCGGGCAACGGCAAGAGCAAGATCCTCAAGACCTCGGGCGAGATCAAGCTCGTCCAGGTCCGCGACGGTGCCGTCGTGGGCGTCCACCTGGTCGGCGACCGGATGGGCGAGCAGGTCGGCGAAGCGCAGCTGATCTACAACTGGGAGGCGCTGCCCGCCGAGGTCGCGCAGCTCATCCACGCGCACCCGACGCAGAACGAGGCCATGGGCGAGGCCCACCTCGCCCTCGCGGGCAAGCCGCTGCACTCGCACGACTGA